A segment of the Candidatus Polarisedimenticolia bacterium genome:
CGGCCGATCCCACCCGCACGAAGCCGCGCTCCAGGGCCGAAAGCAGGAAATAGCTGACGGTGAACTCCGGGGCGTGCAGCTCCAGGCAGAGATCCTGCAGCGTGCGCTTGCCGTTCACCAGCTCGAGGGTCTTGCGGGCGAAGGCATTGGACATCAGCTCCGCAGAAGGCTTCACCTGGGTGCGCTCCAGGACGACCATGCGATGCGGAAAGGCCCGGCGGATCTTCTGGGCAAGGTCGTAGCGGCGCAGCCCCTCGAGGAGCACCTCCTCCACCTTCAGACGGATCGGCACGCCCTCCTCCGCCGGCGCCGCGGCCTCGTGGAACTCGAAGCTCCCCTCCGCCCACAGGAAAAGGCTGTAGACCGTCTCCTCGGTCTTGCGCTTGAGCGCCTGGGCGGCCACTTCCTCGGGGATCCATCCCTTCTGGACCAGCACGCGCCCCAGCATGACGTGTCGTTTCTCCTGCTCGTCGAAGGCTTCCTTGAGCTGCGCCTCGGTGAGCAGCTGCTGGCTGATCATGATCTGGCCGAGAAACTCGCGCGGATCGTTGCTGCCCGAGGAGGTGATGACTCCGTCGCCGAGGAAGAGTCGCTTGAC
Coding sequences within it:
- a CDS encoding DUF4388 domain-containing protein, yielding MPQKPGLSGSLATMAFPDLLQWISQARKSGTLSLQHESLVKRLFLGDGVITSSGSNDPREFLGQIMISQQLLTEAQLKEAFDEQEKRHVMLGRVLVQKGWIPEEVAAQALKRKTEETVYSLFLWAEGSFEFHEAAAPAEEGVPIRLKVEEVLLEGLRRYDLAQKIRRAFPHRMVVLERTQVKPSAELMSNAFARKTLELVNGKRTLQDLCLELHAPEFTVSYFLLSALERGFVRVGSAGKETAAAVAAAPATDGLRAAKDLLRAGALEEALALLEQLARTSGQASEVGELMKVAEVNLIDRFYRGVLPPKQIPYLKRPLEQLTEESLTPEEVFLVSRVNGSWDLKSIVSISPLREVDALRVLKRLKERSIIALKEA